The Cystobacter fuscus DSM 2262 sequence CGCGCCACGGGCAGATTGGTGATGAGGTTGCCGTAGGTATCCACGTGGAGCACCTCGCCCACGAGCGCGCCGCCTCCGCCTTCCACCTGGGGCTCGGGGAAGGTGAAGGGCGCCTCCAGTTGCTCCAGGCGCCGGCCGAGCTTCTCGAGTGGCACGCCGGCCGCGAGGTGGCCCACCACGGGGGCGAACAAATCCCTGCCATGAAAGGTCCGCGAGCGACGGGGTCCCCACCAGGCGGGGTCGTTCAGCTCGATGGCGTCGGCCAGTCCGCCGAGCAGTGAGAGCGCGGGGACCAGCAGGCCGTTGTCCGGGCCCACCAGCACGTCGCCCCGGTGGCTTCTCACGGCCACGGCCCGCCGCGCGGAGCCCACGCCGGGATCCACCACCGCGAGGTGCAGCGAGCCCTCGGCGAAGGCTTCCACCGCGCTCCACAGCAGGAAGGCGCCCGCCCTCACGTCCTGCGCGGGCACCGCGTGCGTGAGATCCACGAGGCGCGCGTGGGGAGCGATACGCAGGAGCGCCGCCTTCATCTGGCCCACGTAGGTGTCCGTCAGGCCGAAGTCGGTGAGCAGGCTGATCAGGGGCGGAGGCATGGTGCCGGGAATGATAGTCACCCTCCGCTCCGCCCGGAGCACGTGCACACTGGACCATTCTTCCCAGCTTGTTGGAAAAAACGTAGAAGGAGGCTTAAACAGTTTTTGCTGGGATGAGGTGTTTCGATGGAGCGAGGCTTCGTGGGACGAGGACAGGGGCGGCGTGGGTGGCTGGCCTGCGTGGTGGGCCTGAGCGGGGTGCTGGGGCTGGGCTGTGAACCGGAGCAGGTCCAGGAGGGTGCGCCGGACGAATTGCAGTCGAGCACGGCGGCCGCGACGGGCAATCTGTTCGCCAACGGCGGCTTCGAGACGGATCTGCAAGGCTGGAAGACGTGGCAGGCGAGCCTGTCGCGGGTCTCCCTGTCCACGGGCGCGCCCGAGGGTGGCCATGTGGTGAAGGTCACGCCCACGGCCGGGACGAGTGGAGGGTATTCACTCGAGGCCTCGTCGAGCGTGGCGTCTCCCGCCGCATTGGGCACGTACTCGGTGAGCGCCTCGGTCGCCGCCGCGAGCACGAGCGCGGTGGGCAAGACGGTGATCCTCGCGCTGCGCGAGACGGACGCCAACGGAGTCGTCCGGGTGTGGGAGCAGACGGCGACGCTGACGCAGGCCTTCCAGCGCATCACCGTCTCGGCCACGGTCGAGCAGACGGGCCGGAGCCTGGCCTTCTACATCTTCCAGACGGGCAGTGGGGCGAGCGATGCCTTCTACGCGGATGACCTTCTCGCCACCGCGCCGGGCACGCCCGCGGGCTGGCGGCTCGTCTTCCAGGATGACTTCTCGGGGAGCGCGGTCGATACCACGCAGTGGGGCATGTACGACTCGCCCGGGCATGACGGCAATGGCTTGCGCCGTCCGAGCGCGTTCAGCGTGGCCAACGGCCTGTTGACGGTCACCGCGCAGATGGTCAACGGCACGCTCGTGTCGGGTGGCATGGCGCACAGGTCGAACTACAAGTATGGCCGCTTCGAGTTCCGCGTGCGCACCGAGCCGGACCCCAGCGGCGCGACCAGTGGCGTGGTGCTCACCTGGCCCCAGACTGGCAACTGGCCCACGGATGGGGAGAACGACATCTACGAGACGGGCACCGGCACGAGCCGCGCCAGCTTCAGCACGTTCATCCACTACGGCGCGGACAATCGTCAGTACTATTACAAGCACGCCGTGGACGCGACCCAATGGCATATCGTCGCGATGGAGTGGGAGGCCAATGCCCTGCGCATCTACCGTGACGGGGCGCTGGTCTGGACGCTCACGGATGCCAATGCCATTCCCGACGTGGCGCATCACCTGTGCATCCAGCTCGACGCCTTCCGCACCACCATGGGGGCTCCGGTGAAGATGTACGTGGACTGGGCGAAGATCTACCAGCGCTGAGGCCCTCAGCCCGGGTGGAGACCTCCCGCCTCGGGAAATGAGCGCTGGTGTGGTATGACAATGAAAACGGGCTTCCAGCCGGTTGGCCAGGAACAGAACGCGTCGCACGGGAGAGGTGCACTTGAGAAGGTTGTTTGTCTTTTTCGCGGTGATGGGAGTCGTGGCGCTCGCGCGATGCGGGGGCATCTCTTCCAGGGGGCACGATGCGGGGCCCGTGGGCAACCAGACGGATGGCGGCGCGCCGGATGCGTCCGTGGATGGGGGGGACGTCGCGGACGCGGGCGGTGGCACGGAGGGGGACGGTGGTTCCCCGGATGCGTCCGTGGATGCGGGGGAGCCCGTGGACGCGGGGGCGCCCACGGATGGCGGTGACACGGTTCCCGATGCGGGCGTTCCGGGTGGCGGCTCGCGGAGCGCGTGCACGCTCAACAGCGACTGCCCGGCGGACGAGCGCTGCGAGTGCGACGAGTCGGAGGGTTGTCTGTGCCTCACCGGGCCGCGTGGGACCGGGCGCTCGGGGGTAGACGCCTGTGTGAGCGGCAATGACTGCGAGAGTTCGCTCTGCGCCGAGGGCTGGGGCGGCTTCTTCTGCTCGGGGCCGTGCGCTTCCGACTCGGACTGCGGGCCCCGGTTGCCGCTCTGTGCCTACATCACCTTCGTTGGCGACATGTGCATCCGCCAACCCGACGGGGGCCCCTGACCCGGGCCCCGGGCGGGGCGTCCGCCCCGCACCGGTGTGAGCCGTGGCGGCTCAGGGCTCGAACTGGATGGCGTAGGCCGTCCATCTCGTGCTCCCGTTGGGAGCATCCCTGGTCACCGAGAGCTGGTTGCCGGTGAGGGACAGTCTGCCGGTGGCCACGCCCAGGATGTCGTTCGCGCCGAACGAGGTCTCGCCAGCGCCCTGTCCGCCCGCCTGGGAACTGGTGAGCAGCAGCGTCCGGGTCGCATCCACTGGCGTGGCGAGGGGGGCGCTGTTGCTCGCCGCGCCATCATTCACCGTCAACACGTGCGTCTGGACGAGTGTGCCCGTGGGGAAGGTAATGCGTTCCCAGGAGATTTGGGGAATGTCGGCGGTGGTGATGGCGGTACCGTCCCCTCGACGGAAGAGCAACTGGGTGGTGTTCGATTGATCGATCTCCCCCCGGACCATCCGTTTGTAGATGTCCGCGCCCGCGCTGCTGACCTGCCAGGTGGACAGCAAGATGGAACGGGTGAGGTCCGTGGTGGGCAGACCTGTCACCGTCAGCGCTCCGCTATTGGCAGGCATCGCGTCCGTGAGGTCTCGCTGCACGTCGCTGCCGGTGAATTCGACCACTTGGAAGGTGAAGAGGTGGTTCGTGTTGCAGTCATCGGCTATCAATGCGCCGACATTGTTGTTGCCACCAGCGCTGGCGAGCCGGACCACAGGGAAGTCGTTAGAGTCCACCTCGGCCCCATCTTGGGAAGAACTGAAGAGCACGAAGTTCTTCGAGATGTCGACTGACGTGGAGAGGCGGGGAGGGGGCTGGGTGCACGCTATATTTTGCAGATGCTGGACAGCCAGGCCTTCGTGGAGCTCCACCACCTGCCAGTCGATAGTCGCTGCTCCCGTGTTGCCGTTCCGTTTGCAGGTGATGTTGGCGGTCCCCAGCGAGCACCGGACGAAGGAGTTGATGGGCTCCTCGTTGTTGGTGGTGGCCTGGAAGACGAGGAAGCTGCGAGACAGGTTGACGGGGACCGTCGTGTTGCTGGGGCTACTGATGGGGCAGTTCTCTTCCTTCTTACCCTCCGCCATCTGGCACGAGCCGCGCCTCACCACGGGGACGATGGTGTGGGTTTGCTTCGCCTCTCCCACCGCCGCCCCGCTCAGCTTGAGTTCCACCGGGCCACCCGTCTTGATCTTGAAAGACATGGACCCCTCCGCGGTTCCTCGAGGGTCGAACTCCTTGTCCAGTTTCTTTGAACCCTCACATCCCGCATCCCAGAACACCTCGAAGCTCGCGGCGGGAGTGGTGGACAAGGAGAGCAACTGGCCCGCGGGGAGGGACGAGAGGTTATCGTATTTGTCGGTGATGCGGAAGTTGACTGGGGCGGAGCATTGCCCGGCCAACAGGGTTTGTCCGCCCGAGGGCGACAAGGTGAGCTTCGAGGCGGGCAGGGGTTTCACGGTCCGGACCTCTTGCACTGGCTGGGACGTCCCGTTGAGCTTGGCCGCGAGGGTGAAGGTGGTCGCGCGGGTGCCTCGGAAATACAACGAGGAGATGGCTGGGAGCTGGGCGCCGAGGTTCAGGGCCTGGGTGCAGCCCGCATCCTGGTAGAGCGCGGCTTCCGCGGTGTTGGTGGGCGTCGGGCTGATGGAGAGGCTGAGGTTGGCGAGTGTTCCGGAAGTGAGGTTGTCGAACGCATCGCGCCACTCGAGGGAGACGGGAGAACAGTCCCCCGCCTGGTTGGTGGTGCTCGGGGTGGTGAAGGCGAGCTTCGTCGCAGGCCCGGGAAGTAGGGTATGGGTCAGGGTCGCCTGCCGCGGCAGTGCGGAAGAGCTGGCCCTCAGCTCTCCCGTGCCGATCGTGGTGCTGCGCACGAAGAAGGTGACGCTGCTTTTGCCCGCGGGAATGGAGGAGGGAGGCGACGAGGTGCAAGTGGGGTCCGAGTGGAAGGTCACGCCGGGGCCAAACGTGCTCGCCAGGGTGATGGGCGTGGAGAAGCCGGCTTGGGCGGGTATCCCATCGGCGTAGTGACGCTCCACGGTTACCGAGGCCGAGCACTGACCCGCTATCGTCGTCAGCTCCGGTGAGCTGAAGACGAGCGAGGTGGGGGCCCGGCTACACGTCTTGCCCGAGCAGGTGCTGTCGTCACAGCCGCGCCAGCCATCGCAGTTGAGGTCGTCGCTCGCGTCGCACAGTTCCTGGACCTGGGGCCGACGCTTCGCCTCCTTGTCATCGCAGTCCGCCCCACCCAGCTCGGCCGCGACGAAGCCATCGCGATCCTCGTCCTCGGAGTCGCTCGGCGGCGACAGGGTCAGCGTGACGGTTTGGGCCTCCGGCTCGAAGTGCACGTCGACCGGCTCGCTGCGCCCATTGTAGAACGGCTTTTCGTCACAGCCGTTTTTCCCCCAGAGAGCACGCGCCTGAAGCTGCACGTTCGCCGGAAGGCCCTTCCGGATGACCACCACGCGCAGCTCTTGATCCTCCGGGCGGGCCAAGGGTCTGGACTCGACGATCTTCCCCTCGGGAGTGTGCACTTCGAGGAAGATGCAGCTCGCGGACAGCGCGGGGTCGAGTTGGATGATGGCCTGGACGGCTTCTTCTCGTGTGCAGCCGGCGACTACGAAGAGCAGCAGGAGGACAGCTCGGTTCATGCCCCCATACTAGTGTCCGAGCACCGGACGCGGGGCGAGGATGTCTCCGCGCGCCGGTGTGGACCGTGGCCGCTCAGGGGTCGAACTGGATGGCGTAGGCTGTCCATCTCGTGCTCCCGTTGGGCGCGTCCCTGGTCACCGAGAGCTGGTTGCCACTCAGGGACAATCTTCCGGTGGCCACACCCAGGATGTCGTTCGCGCCGTACGAGGTCTCGCCCGCCCCCTGTCCGCCCGCCTGGGAACTGGTGAGCAGCAGCGTCCGGGTCGCATCCACTGGCGTGGCGAGAGTGGCGCTGGTGTTCGTTACGTTATCATTCACCGCCAACACGTGCGTCTGCACGAGCGTGCCCGTGGGGAAGGTGATGCGTTCCCAGGAGATTTGGGGAATGTCGGCGGTGGTGATGGCGGTACCGTCCCCTCGACGGAAGAGCAACTGGGTGGTGTTCGATTGATCGATCTCCCCCCGGACCATCCGTTTGTATATGTCCTGGCCCTCGGTGCTGACCTGCCAGGTGGAGAGCACGATGGAACGAGTGAGGTCAGTGGTGGGCAAGCCGGGCACCGTCAGCGTTCCGCTATTGGAAGGCATTGCTCCCGTGAGGCTTCGCTGCACGTCGCTGCCGGTGAATTGGACCACTTGGAAGTTGAAGAGCTGGCTCGCGGCGCAGGCGTTGAACAGGAAGGCCCTGACGTTAGTGTTGTTACCATTGTTGGTGAGTTCGACTGAAGGGAAGTCGTTATAGCCCAGGACACTCCCATCTTGGGAGGAGCTGAAGAGCACGAAGTTCTTCGAGAGGTCGACTGTCGTGGGGAGGCGGGGAGGGGCCTGGGTGCACGCTATGTTTTGCAGATGCTGGACGGACAGGCCTTGGTGGAGTTCCACCACCTGCCAGTCGATAGTCGCTGCTCCCGTGGTGCCGTTACGCTTGCAGGTGATGGTGGAGGTCCCCAGCGAGCACCGGACGAAGGAGTTGGTGGGCTCCTCGTTGTTGGTGGTGGCCTGGAAGACGAGGAAGCTGCGAGCCAGGGTGACGGGGACCGTCGTGTTGCTGGCGCTGCTGATAGGGCAGTTCTCCTCCTTGTCTCCATTATCCATCCGGCACGATCCGCGCCTCACCACGGGGACGATGGTGTGGGTCTGCTTCGCCTCTACCAACGCGGTCCCGCTCAGCTTGAGTTCCACCGGGCCACCCGTCTTGATCTTGAAAGACATGGGCCCCTCCGTGGTTCCTTGAGGGTCGAATGGCGTGGTCAGTTTCTTGGAACCCTCGCACCCCGCTCCCCAAAACGCCTCGAAACTCGTCGCCGGTGTGGTGGACAGGGTGAGCAACTGGCCCGCAGTGAGGGGCGAGAGGTTGTCGTATTGGTCCGTGATGCGGACGTTGACCGGAGCGGAGCACTCTCCCGCCAACAGGGTTTGTCCGCCCGAGGGCGACAAGGTGAGCTTCGAGGCGGGCAGGGGTTTCACGGTCCGGACCTCTTGCACTGGCTGGGACGTCCCGTTGAGCTTGGCCGCGAGGGTGAAGGTGGTCGCGCGGGTGCCTCGGAAATACAACGAGGAGGCGGCTGGGAGTTGGGCGCCGAGGTTCAGGGCCTGTTTGCAGCCCGCATCCTGGTAGAGCGCCGCTTCCTCGGTGTTGGCGGGCGTCGGGCTGATGGAGAGGCTGCTGAGGTTGGAGAGTGTTCCGGAGGCGGGATTGTCGAACGCATCGCGCCACTCGAGGGAGACGGGAACGCAGTCACCCGCCTGGCTGGTGGTGTTCAGGGAGGCGAGGGCGACCTTGGTCACGGGCCCGGGGCGCAGGGTATGCGCCAAGGTCGCCTGCTGCGACAGCGCGGAAGAGCTAGCGCTTAGCGGGCCCGTGCCGATCGTGGTGCTGCGCACATAGAAGGTGACGCTGCTTTTGCCCG is a genomic window containing:
- a CDS encoding SAM hydrolase/SAM-dependent halogenase family protein, whose translation is MTIIPGTMPPPLISLLTDFGLTDTYVGQMKAALLRIAPHARLVDLTHAVPAQDVRAGAFLLWSAVEAFAEGSLHLAVVDPGVGSARRAVAVRSHRGDVLVGPDNGLLVPALSLLGGLADAIELNDPAWWGPRRSRTFHGRDLFAPVVGHLAAGVPLEKLGRRLEQLEAPFTFPEPQVEGGGGALVGEVLHVDTYGNLITNLPVARLPARFDVQVGDRLIPDAPHAHYQAVAPGELLSLGGSTGLLEVSVRDGDAARVLGVGRGTRVHIAARG
- a CDS encoding glycoside hydrolase family 16 protein gives rise to the protein MERGFVGRGQGRRGWLACVVGLSGVLGLGCEPEQVQEGAPDELQSSTAAATGNLFANGGFETDLQGWKTWQASLSRVSLSTGAPEGGHVVKVTPTAGTSGGYSLEASSSVASPAALGTYSVSASVAAASTSAVGKTVILALRETDANGVVRVWEQTATLTQAFQRITVSATVEQTGRSLAFYIFQTGSGASDAFYADDLLATAPGTPAGWRLVFQDDFSGSAVDTTQWGMYDSPGHDGNGLRRPSAFSVANGLLTVTAQMVNGTLVSGGMAHRSNYKYGRFEFRVRTEPDPSGATSGVVLTWPQTGNWPTDGENDIYETGTGTSRASFSTFIHYGADNRQYYYKHAVDATQWHIVAMEWEANALRIYRDGALVWTLTDANAIPDVAHHLCIQLDAFRTTMGAPVKMYVDWAKIYQR
- a CDS encoding putative metal-binding motif-containing protein produces the protein MNRAVLLLLFVVAGCTREEAVQAIIQLDPALSASCIFLEVHTPEGKIVESRPLARPEDQELRVVVIRKGLPANVQLQARALWGKNGCDEKPFYNGRSEPVDVHFEPEAQTVTLTLSPPSDSEDEDRDGFVAAELGGADCDDKEAKRRPQVQELCDASDDLNCDGWRGCDDSTCSGKTCSRAPTSLVFSSPELTTIAGQCSASVTVERHYADGIPAQAGFSTPITLASTFGPGVTFHSDPTCTSSPPSSIPAGKSSVTFFVRSTTIGTGELRASSSALPRQATLTHTLLPGPATKLAFTTPSTTNQAGDCSPVSLEWRDAFDNLTSGTLANLSLSISPTPTNTAEAALYQDAGCTQALNLGAQLPAISSLYFRGTRATTFTLAAKLNGTSQPVQEVRTVKPLPASKLTLSPSGGQTLLAGQCSAPVNFRITDKYDNLSSLPAGQLLSLSTTPAASFEVFWDAGCEGSKKLDKEFDPRGTAEGSMSFKIKTGGPVELKLSGAAVGEAKQTHTIVPVVRRGSCQMAEGKKEENCPISSPSNTTVPVNLSRSFLVFQATTNNEEPINSFVRCSLGTANITCKRNGNTGAATIDWQVVELHEGLAVQHLQNIACTQPPPRLSTSVDISKNFVLFSSSQDGAEVDSNDFPVVRLASAGGNNNVGALIADDCNTNHLFTFQVVEFTGSDVQRDLTDAMPANSGALTVTGLPTTDLTRSILLSTWQVSSAGADIYKRMVRGEIDQSNTTQLLFRRGDGTAITTADIPQISWERITFPTGTLVQTHVLTVNDGAASNSAPLATPVDATRTLLLTSSQAGGQGAGETSFGANDILGVATGRLSLTGNQLSVTRDAPNGSTRWTAYAIQFEP
- a CDS encoding putative metal-binding motif-containing protein; amino-acid sequence: MNRAVLFLFLVLAGCNRGEAVQAIIQLDPALKASCVVLEVRTPEGELRTESTPLTRPEDQELRLAVFRKDLPADVHLQARALWGGEKCEDSPFYNGRSEPVAVHFEPGSKDVTLTLSLPNAAEDEDRDGFVASELGGADCDDKESKRQPQAQEVCDASDDLNCNGQRGCEDSACSGKTCSRAPTSLVFSPSELTTIAGQCSAPVIVERRESDGKPSLAGFPTPITLASTFGSGVTFHSDPGCNSSPPSAITAGKSSVTFYVRSTTIGTGPLSASSSALSQQATLAHTLRPGPVTKVALASLNTTSQAGDCVPVSLEWRDAFDNPASGTLSNLSSLSISPTPANTEEAALYQDAGCKQALNLGAQLPAASSLYFRGTRATTFTLAAKLNGTSQPVQEVRTVKPLPASKLTLSPSGGQTLLAGECSAPVNVRITDQYDNLSPLTAGQLLTLSTTPATSFEAFWGAGCEGSKKLTTPFDPQGTTEGPMSFKIKTGGPVELKLSGTALVEAKQTHTIVPVVRRGSCRMDNGDKEENCPISSASNTTVPVTLARSFLVFQATTNNEEPTNSFVRCSLGTSTITCKRNGTTGAATIDWQVVELHQGLSVQHLQNIACTQAPPRLPTTVDLSKNFVLFSSSQDGSVLGYNDFPSVELTNNGNNTNVRAFLFNACAASQLFNFQVVQFTGSDVQRSLTGAMPSNSGTLTVPGLPTTDLTRSIVLSTWQVSTEGQDIYKRMVRGEIDQSNTTQLLFRRGDGTAITTADIPQISWERITFPTGTLVQTHVLAVNDNVTNTSATLATPVDATRTLLLTSSQAGGQGAGETSYGANDILGVATGRLSLSGNQLSVTRDAPNGSTRWTAYAIQFDP